One region of Gorilla gorilla gorilla isolate KB3781 chromosome 13, NHGRI_mGorGor1-v2.1_pri, whole genome shotgun sequence genomic DNA includes:
- the GBGT1 gene encoding globoside alpha-1,3-N-acetylgalactosaminyltransferase 1 isoform X13 — translation MRGYRVHYYIFTDNPAAVPGVPLGPHRLLSSIPIQGHSHWEETSMRRMETVSQHIAKRAHQEVDYLFCLDVDMVFRNPWGPETLGDLVAAIHPSYYAVPRQQFPYERRRVSTAFVADSEGDFYYGGAVFGGQVARVYEFTRGCHMTILADKANGIMAAWREESHLNRRFISNKPSKVLSPEYLWDDRKPQPPSLKLIRFSTLDKDISCLRS, via the coding sequence ATGCGTGGGTACCGGGTGCACTACTACATCTTCACTGACAACCCTGCAGCCGTTCCCGGGGTCCCGCTGGGTCCCCACCGGCTCCTCAGCTCCATCCCCATCCAGGGTCACTCCCACTGGGAGGAGACATCCATGCGCCGGATGGAGACCGTCAGCCAGCACATTGCTAAGAGGGCTCACCAGGAGGTGGACTACCTCTTCTGCCTTGATGTGGACATGGTGTTTCGGAACCCGTGGGGCCCTGAGACCTTGGGAGACCTGGTGGCTGCCATTCACCCAAGCTACTACGCCGTTCCCCGCCAGCAGTTCCCCTATGAGCGCAGGCGTGTTTCCACTGCCTTTGTGGCAGACAGCGAAGGGGACTTCTATTATGGTGGGGCAGTCTTCGGGGGGCAGGTGGCCAGGGTATATGAGTTTACTAGGGGCTGCCACATGACCATCCTGGCGGACAAGGCCAATGGCATCATGGCAGCCTGGCGGGAGGAAAGCCACCTGAACCGTCGCTTCATCTCAAACAAGCCGTCCAAGGTGCTGTCCCCCGAGTACCTCTGGGACGACAGGAAGCCCCAGCCACCCAGCCTGAAGCTGATCCGCTTTTCTACACTGGACAAGGATATCAGCTGCCTGAGGAGCTGA
- the GBGT1 gene encoding globoside alpha-1,3-N-acetylgalactosaminyltransferase 1 isoform X8 yields MHRRRLALGLGFCLLAGTSLSVLWVYLENWLPVSYVPYYLPCPEIFNMKLHYKREKPLQPVVTVPPAQAAGAQAHTAADTHTLVGAHRLRGNLQPRASAAHLPATEPDHWGHGVCRGESFLESAEEFFMRGYRVHYYIFTDNPAAVPGVPLGPHRLLSSIPIQGHSHWEETSMRRMETVSQHIAKRAHQEVDYLFCLDVDMVFRNPWGPETLGDLVAAIHPSYYAVPRQQFPYERRRVSTAFVADSEGDFYYGGAVFGGQVARVYEFTRGCHMTILADKANGIMAAWREESHLNRRFISNKPSKVLSPEYLWDDRKPQPPSLKLIRFSTLDKDISCLRS; encoded by the exons ATGCATCGCCGGAGACTGGCCCTGGGTCTGGGGTTCTGCCTGTTGGCGGGCACAAGCCTCAGTGTCCTATG GGTGTATCTTGAGAACTGGCTGCCAGTCTCCTATGTCCCCTATTATCTCCCCTGCCCAGAGATCTT CAACATGAAGCTGCACTACAAGAGGGAGAAGCCACTCCAGCCCGTG GTCACAGTACCCCCAGCCCAAGCTGCTGGAGCACAG GCCCACACAGCTGCTGACACTCACACCCTGGTTGGCGCCCATCGTCTCCGAGGGAACCTTCAACCCAGAGCTTCTGCAGCACATCTACCAGCCACTGAACCTGACCACTGGGGTCACGGTGTTTGCCGTGGGGAA TCCTTCCTGGAGTCAGCCGAGGAGTTCTTCATGCGTGGGTACCGGGTGCACTACTACATCTTCACTGACAACCCTGCAGCCGTTCCCGGGGTCCCGCTGGGTCCCCACCGGCTCCTCAGCTCCATCCCCATCCAGGGTCACTCCCACTGGGAGGAGACATCCATGCGCCGGATGGAGACCGTCAGCCAGCACATTGCTAAGAGGGCTCACCAGGAGGTGGACTACCTCTTCTGCCTTGATGTGGACATGGTGTTTCGGAACCCGTGGGGCCCTGAGACCTTGGGAGACCTGGTGGCTGCCATTCACCCAAGCTACTACGCCGTTCCCCGCCAGCAGTTCCCCTATGAGCGCAGGCGTGTTTCCACTGCCTTTGTGGCAGACAGCGAAGGGGACTTCTATTATGGTGGGGCAGTCTTCGGGGGGCAGGTGGCCAGGGTATATGAGTTTACTAGGGGCTGCCACATGACCATCCTGGCGGACAAGGCCAATGGCATCATGGCAGCCTGGCGGGAGGAAAGCCACCTGAACCGTCGCTTCATCTCAAACAAGCCGTCCAAGGTGCTGTCCCCCGAGTACCTCTGGGACGACAGGAAGCCCCAGCCACCCAGCCTGAAGCTGATCCGCTTTTCTACACTGGACAAGGATATCAGCTGCCTGAGGAGCTGA
- the GBGT1 gene encoding globoside alpha-1,3-N-acetylgalactosaminyltransferase 1 isoform X4 — translation MHRRRLALGLGFCLLAGTSLSVLWVYLENWLPVSYVPYYLPCPEIFLTLKLTMEAACQDLPRIPHLTEHLLHAGHGQEPLTHLVNMKLHYKREKPLQPVVTVPPAQAAGAQAHTAADTHTLVGAHRLRGNLQPRASAAHLPATEPDHWGHGVCRGESFLESAEEFFMRGYRVHYYIFTDNPAAVPGVPLGPHRLLSSIPIQGHSHWEETSMRRMETVSQHIAKRAHQEVDYLFCLDVDMVFRNPWGPETLGDLVAAIHPSYYAVPRQQFPYERRRVSTAFVADSEGDFYYGGAVFGGQVARVYEFTRGCHMTILADKANGIMAAWREESHLNRRFISNKPSKVLSPEYLWDDRKPQPPSLKLIRFSTLDKDISCLRS, via the exons ATGCATCGCCGGAGACTGGCCCTGGGTCTGGGGTTCTGCCTGTTGGCGGGCACAAGCCTCAGTGTCCTATG GGTGTATCTTGAGAACTGGCTGCCAGTCTCCTATGTCCCCTATTATCTCCCCTGCCCAGAGATCTT TTTGACCTTGAAACTGACCATGGAGGCTGCCTGCCAAGACTTGCCCAGGATCCCTCACCTTACTGAGCACTTGCTCCATGCTGGACATGGTCAAGAGCCCCTCACGCACCTTGT CAACATGAAGCTGCACTACAAGAGGGAGAAGCCACTCCAGCCCGTG GTCACAGTACCCCCAGCCCAAGCTGCTGGAGCACAG GCCCACACAGCTGCTGACACTCACACCCTGGTTGGCGCCCATCGTCTCCGAGGGAACCTTCAACCCAGAGCTTCTGCAGCACATCTACCAGCCACTGAACCTGACCACTGGGGTCACGGTGTTTGCCGTGGGGAA TCCTTCCTGGAGTCAGCCGAGGAGTTCTTCATGCGTGGGTACCGGGTGCACTACTACATCTTCACTGACAACCCTGCAGCCGTTCCCGGGGTCCCGCTGGGTCCCCACCGGCTCCTCAGCTCCATCCCCATCCAGGGTCACTCCCACTGGGAGGAGACATCCATGCGCCGGATGGAGACCGTCAGCCAGCACATTGCTAAGAGGGCTCACCAGGAGGTGGACTACCTCTTCTGCCTTGATGTGGACATGGTGTTTCGGAACCCGTGGGGCCCTGAGACCTTGGGAGACCTGGTGGCTGCCATTCACCCAAGCTACTACGCCGTTCCCCGCCAGCAGTTCCCCTATGAGCGCAGGCGTGTTTCCACTGCCTTTGTGGCAGACAGCGAAGGGGACTTCTATTATGGTGGGGCAGTCTTCGGGGGGCAGGTGGCCAGGGTATATGAGTTTACTAGGGGCTGCCACATGACCATCCTGGCGGACAAGGCCAATGGCATCATGGCAGCCTGGCGGGAGGAAAGCCACCTGAACCGTCGCTTCATCTCAAACAAGCCGTCCAAGGTGCTGTCCCCCGAGTACCTCTGGGACGACAGGAAGCCCCAGCCACCCAGCCTGAAGCTGATCCGCTTTTCTACACTGGACAAGGATATCAGCTGCCTGAGGAGCTGA
- the GBGT1 gene encoding globoside alpha-1,3-N-acetylgalactosaminyltransferase 1 isoform X12, with the protein MHRRRLALGLGFCLLAGTSLSVLWVYLENWLPVSYVPYYLPCPEIFNMKLHYKREKPLQPVVWSQYPQPKLLEHRPTQLLTLTPWLAPIVSEGTFNPELLQHIYQPLNLTTGVTVFAVGNPSWSQPRSSSCVGTGCTTTSSLTTLQPFPGSRWVPTGSSAPSPSRVTPTGRRHPCAGWRPSASTLLRGLTRRWTTSSALMWTWCFGTRGALRPWETWWLPFTQATTPFPASSSPMSAGVFPLPLWQTAKGTSIMVGQSSGGRWPGYMSLLGAAT; encoded by the exons ATGCATCGCCGGAGACTGGCCCTGGGTCTGGGGTTCTGCCTGTTGGCGGGCACAAGCCTCAGTGTCCTATG GGTGTATCTTGAGAACTGGCTGCCAGTCTCCTATGTCCCCTATTATCTCCCCTGCCCAGAGATCTT CAACATGAAGCTGCACTACAAGAGGGAGAAGCCACTCCAGCCCGTGGTATG GTCACAGTACCCCCAGCCCAAGCTGCTGGAGCACAG GCCCACACAGCTGCTGACACTCACACCCTGGTTGGCGCCCATCGTCTCCGAGGGAACCTTCAACCCAGAGCTTCTGCAGCACATCTACCAGCCACTGAACCTGACCACTGGGGTCACGGTGTTTGCCGTGGGGAA TCCTTCCTGGAGTCAGCCGAGGAGTTCTTCATGCGTGGGTACCGGGTGCACTACTACATCTTCACTGACAACCCTGCAGCCGTTCCCGGGGTCCCGCTGGGTCCCCACCGGCTCCTCAGCTCCATCCCCATCCAGGGTCACTCCCACTGGGAGGAGACATCCATGCGCCGGATGGAGACCGTCAGCCAGCACATTGCTAAGAGGGCTCACCAGGAGGTGGACTACCTCTTCTGCCTTGATGTGGACATGGTGTTTCGGAACCCGTGGGGCCCTGAGACCTTGGGAGACCTGGTGGCTGCCATTCACCCAAGCTACTACGCCGTTCCCCGCCAGCAGTTCCCCTATGAGCGCAGGCGTGTTTCCACTGCCTTTGTGGCAGACAGCGAAGGGGACTTCTATTATGGTGGGGCAGTCTTCGGGGGGCAGGTGGCCAGGGTATATGAGTTTACTAGGGGCTGCCACATGA